The Molothrus ater isolate BHLD 08-10-18 breed brown headed cowbird chromosome 9, BPBGC_Mater_1.1, whole genome shotgun sequence genome includes a region encoding these proteins:
- the NCF2 gene encoding neutrophil cytosol factor 2, with protein MSLVETIRLWQEGVCAAGRKEWSAALDAFSAVQNPPAKICFNIGCIQLVLGKLAEAEEAFTRSIGCDKHLAVAYFQRGTVFYRSQNHGKAIEDFKEALAQLRGNQLIDYKILGLHYRLFACEILYNIALVYATTENWEKAEEHLTLAMSMKSEPQHNKIDRAMEAILKQKLYELVAIPAGKLFRPNEKQVAQLEKKDYLGKAMVVASVVDKDDFSGFAPLQPQASGPPPRPKTPEILRALRGQPHRVMYEFIPETEEELQVLPGNIVFVLKKEKDNWATVMFNGKKGIVPCNFLEPVELQNKLHIQHCPLPMAQEEAPVEAEIPESPTRSVPERPRRLAPGHHTRRHPISCLQEAEPTVLKVHYKFTVALRVDRGHSYRELLELVCKKLELQPEHTELRYKPVEGQELVTLSAENVEAAWSQSKDNCLTVWCNGTEGEGFVPDSKPEESLQEAMPGETGPKHVVAQYSYEATQPEDLEFQAGDMILVLSKVNEDWFEGKCKGRTGIFPSAFVQQPNNEHPEK; from the exons ATGTCCCTGGTGGAGACGATCCGGCTGTGGCAAGAAGGGGTGTGTGCTGCGGGCAGGAAGGAGTGGAGCGCTGCCCTGGATGCCTTCTCGGCCGTCCAGAACCCCCCTGCCAAAATCTGCTTTAACATCGGCTGCATCCAGCTTGTCCTGGGGAAGCTGGCGGAGGCGGAGGAG GCGTTCACCCGGAGCATCGGCTGCGACAAGCACCTGGCTGTGGCTTATTTCCAGCGGGGGACCGTGTTTTACCGGAGCCAGAA ccacGGAAAGGCCATTGAGGATTTCAAAGAGGCGCTGGCCCAGCTGCGAGGCAACCAGCTCATCGACTACAAGATCCTGGGGCTGCACTACCGGCTCTTTGCCTGCGAG ATTCTCTACAACATTGCACTGGTGTATGCCACAACAGAGAACTGGGAGAAGGCTGAGGAGCATCTGACCCTGGCCATGAGCATGAAGAGTGAGCCCCAGCACAACAAGATAGACAGGGCAATGGAAGCCATCCTG AAGCAGAAGCTCTATGAGCTGGTGgccattcctgcagggaagctgTTCAGGCCAAATGAGAAGCAAGTGGCTCAGCTGGAGAAGAAGGACTACCTGGGAAAGGCAATG GTGGTGGCCTCTGTGGTGGACAAGGACGATTTTTCAGGAtttgctcccctgcagccccag GCCTCTGGTCCTCCACCCAGGCCCAAGACCCCAGAAATCCTCAG GGCCCTCAGAGGGCAGCCACACCGTGTCATGTACGAGTTCATTCCCGAGAccgaggaggagctgcaggtcctgccaggaAACATTGTCTTTGTcctgaagaaagagaaggacaATTGGGCTACAGTGATGTTCAATGGAAAG AAAGGGATTGTGCCCTGCAACTTCCTCGAGCCTGTGGAGCTCCAGAATAAGCTGCATATCCAG CACTGTCCTCTTCCCATGGCACAGGAGGAAGCCCCTGTGGAAGCTGAGATCCCCGAGTCACCCACCCGCAGTGTGCCGGAGAGGCCGCGGCGGCTGGCGCCAGGTCA CCACACAAGGAGACATCCCatttcctgcctgcaggaggctgAACCAACTGTCCTCAAGGTGCATTACAAATTCACAGTGGCCCTGAGAGTCGATCGAGGCCACTCCtacagggagctcctggagctggtttGCAagaagctggagctgcagcccgaGCACACGGAGCTGAG GTACAAGCCTGTGGAGGGCCAGGAGCTGGTGACTCTGAGTGCAGAGAACGTGGAGGCAGCCTGGAGCCAGAGCAAGGACAACTGCCTGACAGTCTGGTGCAATGGCACAGAG GGAGAGGGGTTTGTACCAGACAGCAAACCAGAGGAGTCACTGCAGGAGGCAATGCCTGGGGAGACGGGACCAAAGCACGTTGTAGCTCAGTACAGTTATGAAGCCACCCAACCTGAAGACCTGGAGTTTCAGGCAGGAGACATGATCCTTGTTTTATCCAAAG TGAATGAAGACTGGTTTGAAGGCAAGTGCAAGGGGAGGACAGGCATCTTCCCATCTGCATTTGTTCAACAGCCCAACAATGAACACCCAGAGAAGTGA